CGTTGCTTCAATTATTATTGATTATCAGAAGGCACTTTCTAcactgtattaaaaaacaacaacctgatAAAGTTCAGGGGGTTTAATGCTCAGTATTGTTACACTGGAAGATTTTTTactcatgtttgtttttaaaagggtctTTGGGAAGTGAAGACCATTgtgttgtatatattttaataaaatgtactttgatAATCACTCCAAATTGCTTTTACTTGTGGCACATTCAATTCGATAGAAATTCTTCAgtgactgtgagtgtgtgtgtgtgcgtatgtgttggtgtgtgtgtgtgtgtgagtgcatgtatgtgtgagtatctgagtgtgtgagtgtgtaccaGTTcagatatttacatatttacatcTATATTATGAGAAATACTAATCACCTATTTATgtccatataataataataataataataataataataatagtaataataataataataataataataataataataataataataataatattagtaggTGGAGACAAAAGGCCACATTGCAGCTGAACATCCTGtgttctgctctctctctctctctctctctctctctctctgcgtctGGGTGCAGTGACATCACTTCAAAAGCCTCTTGTGGTCTATTGACATTTCACTATTTTATAAAACCACCATGTCCGCAATCTATGCACCAGCACAACCCAGCCTGACATCCACCCTCTGAAGAACCATCACATTTATTGTTTACACCGAATCTTGCACACATTTCTGCAAACATATTTTCACAGTTCTTGCTTGTACACTCGTTgaccttttttaaataaatgtaacttgtttttgttattctctTTCGCTTTCCACAAAATCCatattaatactgtattattactattattataatttatttccagTTTTAATGGATATTATTCTTTTTGTCTAGTTCTTTTGTGtagttttttaatgaaaatcatgAATTAGTGGCCGATTTAAACTGAGAGCCACACCATTCCTGATCCTCTTTAAAGAGCAACGCATTGAAGAGCCACACTCTCTCGATTTTATTGCTGAAATCTCCTTCACTTTTAACTGCCCTGTACTCCTCTCGTTAGCTGCCTCGTCTTCAGCTCAAGCACAGGGCCCTTTCCCTAACTGACTGATGGACTGTTTATCCGTCAGCTGGATTGATGGATCGATTCATTAGTTCACTGACTCCGGGTTCAGTCCAGCTGTGTACGACATGTCCCGTAcaaactcccccctcccccaccccagtCCTGGCCTGTCGGTGATGGAAAATAAATGCGGGACTTCTGCCAGGCAACAATGGCCCTCTCTGAGAGACCGTGTGTCAGTCCTGGCAGGAGATGTCACAGGAGACGCTGGGGAACACAGCCGGCCATTCAGTCGCCCACTGCCCCACTGACCATGAATAGCTGTGCTCGGGCTGCACTGTCACAGGCTCCCCGTGCCCTGAAACCAGCCACTGCTCCACGGATGGCTCCCTGCGCCGGACTCTGGCTGCACTATGTCCTTGCCGTCTCCATTACAGGCAAGTGGCCCTAcacattcatgttttaaaatagttactactactactactactactactactactactactactgctgcagCTTCTATTAAATCTTATAACGTCAGTTGCTACTTGTTCTACCAGTTAATTAACACTACACAGCTGTTGCCACTGATACTAATACTTTAATAATTAATAGTATTAAAAGTTGTAATAATAGATGTTGTAGTAATAGTTGTAGTAGTGTAgtatatttaaaagtacataCTGCTACTTCTGATGCTATATACCCAGCTGTTGATATTGATCGGGGGCACAAAGAGAGCTGTTGTTTCTGCCGGGGCACACAGGGTGGTATGGGTACTGTTGTTTTTGAGGAAGGCAGGGTTTCACAGTTCTTTCTCTGAAGAAAAAGGGAAGGAAGCAGATTTCTTAAATAGTCCCATGATTCTCACTATCTGCACTTCGGGGacatgtttttttcctctctctgagATTTTTAATgctgatgtgtgtgtgcgtgggcaGCGTTCAATTCTCTTGAGCGTTCTTTATCCGAGtgttaagaaataaaataaaatgtggaacTAATGGAAAATGACTATGAGACGTCACCCCTGTGATTACAGAGACGTTCTGTttttcatgatttatttttatattgctgtttttaacttcagttttgttatttttttgttactgGTATTGGCAACATTAGTAGGAGAAGTAGTAGTAGCTACTTATAGCAGAAGTAAGATCagaaattaacaaaacaaataagaataattatttcaataTGTCCTCAGAAACATGCAAGCTGCGTATTCTTCATCTATAAAATATCACCTGACCCTGCCTGTGTTGTGCCACAGCTCCGGGGGGTTTGGCGTGGGGCTACACGGTGTTGGAGGGGGAGGCGGCACGCCTGTCCTGCCGGTACTCCGTGAAGAAGTACGGGCTGAGCCGCGTGTGCTGGGGGCGGCACTGTGGGGCGCTGTGGTGCACCGACATCATCATCCAGACTGACGGCACGCGTGTGGTTTCCAAGCTCTCAGATCGGTACCGGTTGGACGGGGACGTGCCAGCCGGACAGGTGGACCTGACCATCCCCAAGGTGACCAGGCGGGACAGTGGACGCTACTGCTGCCGGGTCGATATTGAGGGATACTTCAACGACCAGAAGCTGTCCTACACACTGCGGGTCCTCAGAGGTGAGATTGAGTACCAGGCCGCTGAATGAATGACACAGCTGTTTTTGAGACCATATGATGACTTTTTGATATTTTGCCCCTTTGGGAATGCACACTTTTCTAATCACAGCCAATCGAATAAAATCCAATTTAATACCATTCTCTCCTCAGCACCAACACAGTGCATTGTGATAACGCAGGCCTCATTAGATCACAGCTGAACTCGACGAACCTTGCGTGCGATGGCTGCTCTCAGTGCGCTCAATTGGGGTCGGGGGGTGGGTGGAAACTCTGATTCAGTCTGGACCGCAGTCACACTGTGGCAATGCATTACTAGATGCCAAACTGCAATAATCAAATCAGCATCGTGATATAATTTCCTATAATGTTTCGTATGAGTTTTGTCCGTTTAAACCGCCACACTTGAGAAGCTGTGAGGTGGGTTTACAGGAATTCCCCTCTGAGATTACCTCCATCGTTCTTGTCACAGACGCTGGATGACTCAGCGTTCTTTCTTAACTGCCTGATCGTTTCCTCTACAACGTAACAACACCCTGGCCTTCTCCATTTTTTAGCGCCAACGCTGACCACGCCGCCGGGCGTCCTGGTGACTCCAACCCCCGGGGAGCTGGGGTTCAGTGTGTCTGCGGGCCCTGCTGAAACAGGTAAGCTCCCCCGGACAGGGACACAGCGCTGGAACCTTCAGTTGGGAACATCTGACGTATTCCGAGCCATTCCAGGATTCTAGAGCTGATATGAGctgctttattattttacctAATAAGCTGGAAAAGTCTGCCGCACACACGATGCTATTGGTGGCGCAGGATTGCAGTGTTGTTGGAGGGCAGTACAGAGACGGGCCTGAGGAATGAGTTGAAATCTCAGTCATCTTTACAAGCATCAGTAGGCAACTTGTCTTGCAGCTACAGTCAGCTGCAGTTGCAGAACAATGTCTTCAGTCAATATGCAGTTTCAGGATTACAGACTGTGAACGTGAACCTAAGGAAATTATTTGATCCTAGCAACCTAAGAAGAGTTCTGTTTGTTAAGaacgaacaaaacaaacaaacttattAATGTGGTTGTTGTAACGGGCCCTTGCAAATACAAAGGTTTAATTGGAtgagaatacaatacaaaaacacacacacacatataatatataattttctatGAAGGGGGTTTCCATGCAGTACGTTTTGGCACAGAGCACTCACGCAAAGCCGGTACATGAGAATCAGTCCGATACATTTGTCACAGTCTAGATGAAAAAGACAGTCAGAGCGTTGGGTCTGTAACATACAATAGAGGTCACTAATGACAGGGGCTGATTTTCACAGCTGTGTGtggaaaaaatgattttgaCAACGCAATTCTGTGGCAACGCCCCTATGAGCAGGTCATTGGACAGGAATGGGCCTTGCGCCATGCAGGAAACAAACAGGTCACAGTGAATTTGTTCCTCTTGCGTCCCAATTTCGCTCGCTCAGCAAATGACCAGTAGTTAGTTCCCCCAGCATCGCATGACCTCTCTGGCAGTGGATACAGATGACTACGTGACTGGGGCCTGTGGTACAGGGTTAACAAGAGTGATACAGACATACAGAAACTTACAAATGAGAAGGATACTAGTTGTGCTTCTTCAGCTTTTTTTTCTCTGATTCTCCTCCTTTCCTGCGTTTgtaacagtaacacacagcCACGGTTTGGCCGAGGAGAAAGGGTCATTGCAGGCCATGAACATTTCCACACACAACTCCTCTCAGGGTCATCAGCAATGAGGCTAAGGGAACAATGGTTGAAAAGCAGACACATTGCTCATTTCCTTACAatgtttctaatttatttttaatgtattttttttgtcccatattgtatttactttgaCACAAGGCCCTAGTCTTCCTCGTTACTCTGACATGTAGCCATCTGTCTGTGCTTGCATCATAGAGCGGTTTGGTTCATAATAAGTCTGAAATGAGATAATTGCGTGCCAGAGAAACCACGGCTGTGCAACTGCTCTGTGAACGGCTGACCGACGTGAGGACGTCTATGGATGGAGACACAGCATGCAGCATAGTTGCAGCCCCTGTGGCCAGATTCTCAATGTTTCTGAATGATCAGAAGGATTATTTACCAGGTCACCACAGCTCAGTGACAGTTTTGAACCGCTGTGCTTTCTCACTGATCTGTGCTGATTGCACACTGGGCTTACCTTAACCAGTGGAGAGAAGCTCGATGAATAATGCTGTGGACAGCGAGGGGGAACCCTTGCTGTAGAAGACAGCGGCATCACAATCATGTGACCAAACCACACCAGTTCATAAACAGTGAAAAACAGACTCCATCATTATAAGAAGACATCGACACATCAGAGCAGGTTGAATAGTCTGACGGACGCATCGTGCTTCTGCCCAGCGTTTGCGAATGATGGACAATAGCTGGCACCACTGCTCCTGGTGCTATTGGGTTAATTGTGTCTGTGGTTGAGGTTCTGGGTGCAGTGGCAGTATTCAGTGTTCAGGGTGCAGTGTGCAGTAATCAGTGTTCAGCGTTCAGGGTGCACTGTGCTgactgtcttgtgtgtgtcccCTCTGCAGGCAGCTGGCTGGGGGCAGCGCAAGGCGATGGTCCAAAACTGAATTCCAGCGTGTCACATTCCGGAGGCGTGGTCAGTGTTAAAGTTAAATAGGACGGGACTGTATGTacgtatgtgtgcatgtatgtgtgtatgtatgcatgactgtgtgtatgtatgtatacagatGCAGTCAAagttgtatatttgtatttgttagcTTGTTTAACACAGATCAATATCTTAGTGCATCATATTCCAGCTGATAGTAAATGTTTCCTTCTTCTCATCACACCTCTCAGGAAGAGAGTCCGCTGCCCAGGCACTCGCTCCAGATCAACGTGCCCGTGCTGGCGGTGTCAGTGACGGTGCTGCTGCCCCTGCTTCTGGGCTCCCTGGCGCTGCTGGGACTCAAAAGTAGGTGTCATGCCACCCCAACACAGGGCAGCCTGCAGCACAGCAGCCATGCCAAAATGCACATGTACCTAAACATGTTTCACTAAGTATCACCTGCcctctaataaaataaaaagctagaAGCGATAGGTATGAATCGTTTTATAGCTGGGACTATTACCATAATATAGGTAGATAAGGGAATGTCAATAACCTGGGAGTTGCTGACCTCTGCTAATAACTAACCAAGTGCTGGGGACAAGAGATAGAGATAGTGGGTGTGAGCTGTGATGACTGACCCAGTGTTTGTTTCTCAGGGAGAATTCAGAAGAGGAGCCAGAAGGAGTCTCTGAGGTAGgaacttgtaattgtattatgttttgatctataattttaaactgtattattgcacttttgtaatgcgctaatattttgtaagtctgcaaaatgtatttattattattatttctgctaagaaagaaataataataaaataataatgttattaatgttgttattactactgttgttactgttgttgttactcttgttattattattattattattattattattattattattatta
This is a stretch of genomic DNA from Amia ocellicauda isolate fAmiCal2 chromosome 11, fAmiCal2.hap1, whole genome shotgun sequence. It encodes these proteins:
- the timd4 gene encoding T-cell immunoglobulin and mucin domain-containing protein 4, translated to MAPGGLAWGYTVLEGEAARLSCRYSVKKYGLSRVCWGRHCGALWCTDIIIQTDGTRVVSKLSDRYRLDGDVPAGQVDLTIPKVTRRDSGRYCCRVDIEGYFNDQKLSYTLRVLRAPTLTTPPGVLVTPTPGELGFSVSAGPAETGSWLGAAQGDGPKLNSSVSHSGGVEESPLPRHSLQINVPVLAVSVTVLLPLLLGSLALLGLKRRIQKRSQKESLSTRSAASAEPRHIIYEIQARRPVEENIYTLE